Proteins from a genomic interval of Corallococcus macrosporus:
- the tssK gene encoding type VI secretion system baseplate subunit TssK, giving the protein MQRYKLARVRWHVGQTLLPEHFVAQEDALDAEIRLHSTLSGLPSYGVANMAWNESLLQSGSLSISALTVVTKTGDLLDVPGNAVIAPLSLEAVGKTEFIVYLHVLKETVSAEGIRLYADDPPVLQRVLHKLQLSTEPVLDGTVASLGLAAVSQDEDGAWHTSPDWVPALLLVGPNPFLEKLLTTLDDLLDQVRQQLLTNISDTYLRTDRLTNARRALFEVQRLIALRRDMFRQVYVHPYHLFDALRRLYFEACCYLEMLPDDQMPVYQHEGLNESLGGWIRLLQRSFQPEATRSTHKAFQAKEGQFQLTPLPPEIRSASEAYLLVQRTQPGERTPLDGVKLASPSRLPLVRRQALKGVPFKHVPYPSFPHALGPEIDWYLLSNGEEWQHALREDGLAFYVTPALRGAQTSLFWRRS; this is encoded by the coding sequence ATGCAGCGGTACAAGCTCGCACGGGTCCGCTGGCACGTAGGCCAGACGCTTCTTCCGGAGCATTTCGTCGCGCAGGAGGACGCGCTGGACGCGGAGATCCGCCTCCACTCCACGCTGTCCGGCCTGCCGTCCTACGGCGTCGCGAACATGGCCTGGAACGAGTCGCTCCTGCAGAGCGGCAGCCTGTCCATCTCCGCGCTCACCGTCGTCACCAAGACCGGGGACCTGCTGGACGTCCCGGGCAACGCCGTCATCGCGCCCCTGTCCCTGGAGGCCGTGGGCAAGACGGAGTTCATCGTCTACCTGCACGTCCTGAAGGAAACCGTCAGCGCGGAGGGCATCCGCCTGTACGCGGATGATCCGCCGGTGCTCCAGCGCGTGCTGCACAAGCTGCAGCTGTCCACGGAGCCGGTGCTGGACGGCACCGTCGCGTCCCTGGGGCTGGCCGCCGTGTCCCAGGACGAGGACGGCGCGTGGCACACGTCCCCGGACTGGGTGCCCGCGCTGCTGCTCGTGGGGCCCAACCCCTTCCTGGAGAAGCTGCTCACCACGCTGGACGACCTGTTGGACCAGGTGCGCCAGCAGCTGCTCACGAACATCTCCGACACGTACCTGCGCACGGACCGGCTCACCAACGCGCGCCGGGCGCTCTTCGAGGTGCAGCGGCTCATCGCGCTGCGCCGGGACATGTTCCGGCAGGTGTACGTGCACCCGTACCACCTGTTCGACGCGCTCCGCCGGCTGTACTTCGAGGCGTGCTGCTACCTGGAGATGCTCCCGGATGATCAGATGCCGGTGTACCAGCACGAGGGGCTGAACGAGTCCCTGGGCGGGTGGATCCGCCTGCTCCAGCGCAGCTTCCAGCCGGAGGCCACGCGCTCCACGCACAAGGCCTTCCAGGCGAAGGAAGGGCAGTTCCAGCTCACGCCGCTGCCGCCGGAGATCCGCTCCGCCAGCGAGGCGTACCTATTGGTGCAACGCACCCAGCCCGGAGAGCGCACACCGCTGGACGGCGTGAAGCTGGCCAGCCCCTCGCGGCTGCCGCTGGTGCGCCGCCAGGCCCTGAAGGGCGTGCCGTTCAAGCACGTGCCTTATCCTTCGTTCCCGCACGCGCTGGGACCGGAGATTGACTGGTACCTCCTGAGCAACGGCGAGGAGTGGCAGCACGCGCTGCGCGAGGACGGCCTGGCCTTCTACGTGACGCCCGCGCTCCGGGGCGCCCAGACGTCGCTGTTCTGGCGGAGGAGCTAG
- the tssC gene encoding type VI secretion system contractile sheath large subunit produces MAETTYLKRLFSSVRLDPPQESAPMITTNFAPAVDEQQVTLESRFLSSVAALLQNVAPVEGPDNTARFDKGQVLDVISRIDRMIDAQMNEILHNETFQKLESTWRGLDDLVSHTNFKANIAIDILDVAKDELAEDFENNSSNIFAGALFDKVYIQEYDQYGGRPFGAIVGLYDFSSTPADLTWLQRMAKVSNAAHAPFISAVNHKFFGCETIEEMEAIKNLEGVLAHPRFGRWNAFRDTEEAAYVGLTFPRYVLRLPWHPDKNPCDVLNFTETARGDSDKYLWGNSAILLARNMVKAFEISGWCQSIRGPKGGGLITGLPVDTFSLRGQEEIKAPVEIAIPDYREYEFARSGFIPLVYRKGSSDATFFSTQSAKVAKTFKDPKDSENSQLVTNLAYTFSVTRLAHYVKCIMRDNIGNTADAPYIQRQLDSWLSNYVTTVANPDDLTVRRFPFKASSVTVFPRPGEIGWYDCKLAVLPHIQFEGLNVELMLESRLG; encoded by the coding sequence ATGGCTGAGACCACCTATCTGAAGCGCCTGTTCAGCAGCGTCCGGCTCGATCCGCCCCAGGAATCGGCGCCGATGATCACCACCAACTTCGCGCCCGCCGTGGACGAGCAGCAGGTCACCCTGGAGAGCCGCTTCCTCTCCAGCGTCGCCGCGCTCCTCCAGAACGTCGCCCCCGTCGAGGGCCCGGACAACACCGCCCGCTTCGACAAGGGCCAGGTGCTGGACGTCATCAGCCGCATCGATCGCATGATCGACGCGCAGATGAACGAGATCCTCCACAACGAGACCTTCCAGAAGCTGGAGTCCACGTGGCGCGGCCTGGACGACCTGGTCAGCCACACCAACTTCAAGGCCAACATCGCCATCGACATCCTGGACGTCGCCAAGGATGAGCTGGCGGAGGACTTCGAGAACAACTCCAGCAACATCTTCGCCGGAGCGCTGTTCGACAAGGTCTACATCCAGGAGTACGACCAGTACGGCGGCCGCCCCTTCGGCGCCATCGTGGGCCTGTACGACTTCTCCTCCACGCCCGCGGACCTGACCTGGCTGCAGCGCATGGCCAAGGTGTCCAACGCCGCGCACGCGCCGTTCATCTCCGCCGTGAACCACAAGTTCTTTGGCTGCGAGACCATCGAGGAGATGGAGGCCATCAAGAACCTGGAGGGCGTGCTGGCCCACCCGCGGTTCGGCCGCTGGAACGCGTTCCGCGACACGGAGGAGGCCGCGTACGTGGGCCTGACCTTCCCGCGCTACGTGCTGCGCCTGCCCTGGCACCCGGACAAGAACCCCTGCGACGTCCTCAACTTCACCGAGACGGCGCGCGGCGACTCCGACAAGTACCTCTGGGGCAACTCCGCCATCCTGCTCGCGCGCAACATGGTGAAGGCGTTCGAGATCTCCGGCTGGTGCCAGTCCATCCGCGGCCCCAAGGGCGGCGGCCTCATCACCGGCCTGCCCGTGGACACCTTCTCCCTGCGCGGCCAGGAAGAGATCAAGGCCCCGGTGGAGATCGCCATCCCGGACTACCGCGAGTACGAGTTCGCGCGGAGCGGCTTCATCCCGCTCGTGTACCGCAAGGGTTCCAGCGACGCGACGTTCTTCAGCACCCAGTCCGCCAAGGTCGCCAAGACGTTCAAGGACCCCAAGGACTCGGAGAACTCGCAGCTCGTCACGAACCTGGCCTACACGTTCTCCGTCACGCGGCTGGCGCACTACGTGAAGTGCATCATGCGCGACAACATCGGCAACACGGCGGACGCGCCCTACATCCAGCGCCAGCTGGACTCGTGGCTGTCCAACTACGTCACGACCGTGGCCAACCCGGACGACCTCACCGTGCGCCGCTTCCCGTTCAAGGCGAGCAGCGTGACGGTGTTCCCGCGCCCCGGTGAGATCGGCTGGTACGACTGCAAGCTGGCCGTGCTCCCGCACATCCAGTTCGAAGGCCTCAACGTGGAGCTGATGCTCGAGTCGCGGCTCGGTTAG
- the tssB gene encoding type VI secretion system contractile sheath small subunit: protein MAIQDQLPKSRITLTYRTTINGEQETVNLPLRLLVMGDYSLGTSEDRKTDLETRKLRSVDGRNLDELMKDMKMSANFQVANRINPDVEEELNVTLPIDRMKSFHPDEIVKHVPKLKALLLLKTLLVEMQSNIDNRKDLRRELYELFSKPEQLKELLNELKGYETMRLPSGETAKTDAPAAGAAAAKPATGAAAATAAVAATVAAGAKPPAAS from the coding sequence GTGGCCATTCAGGACCAGTTGCCCAAATCCCGCATCACCCTCACGTACCGCACCACCATCAACGGCGAGCAGGAGACGGTGAACCTGCCGCTGCGCCTGCTGGTGATGGGCGACTATTCGCTGGGCACCTCCGAGGATCGCAAGACGGACCTGGAGACGCGCAAGCTGCGCTCCGTGGACGGCCGCAACCTGGACGAGTTGATGAAGGACATGAAGATGTCCGCCAACTTCCAGGTCGCCAACCGCATCAACCCGGACGTGGAGGAGGAGCTGAACGTCACGCTCCCCATCGACCGGATGAAGTCCTTCCACCCGGATGAGATCGTCAAGCACGTGCCGAAGCTCAAGGCGCTGCTGCTCCTGAAGACGCTCCTCGTGGAGATGCAGTCCAACATCGACAACCGCAAGGACCTGCGCCGCGAGCTCTACGAGCTGTTCTCCAAGCCGGAGCAGCTCAAGGAGCTGCTCAACGAGCTGAAGGGCTACGAGACCATGCGTCTGCCCTCCGGAGAGACGGCGAAGACGGACGCGCCCGCCGCCGGCGCCGCCGCCGCCAAGCCCGCCACGGGTGCCGCCGCCGCCACGGCCGCCGTCGCCGCCACCGTCGCCGCCGGGGCCAAGCCGCCCGCCGCGTCCTGA